Proteins encoded together in one Porites lutea chromosome 2, jaPorLute2.1, whole genome shotgun sequence window:
- the LOC140928376 gene encoding probable D-lactate dehydrogenase, mitochondrial isoform X2 yields MASFVRYSIRPVSRMIDRRLFISSCSFVRWKSVLAQQSEASYSVVDDSIKKAFQEIVGEKNVSSAMVVREQHGKDESHHKCHPADLVVWPENKEQVSEVAKLCNDHCIPLIPFGSGTGLEGGVVAKKGGVSVDITRMNEIVEFNPEDFDVTVQAGVTRNQLNNYAKDSGLWFPVDPGADASLGGMASTSASGTNAVRYGTMRENVMNLEVVLPDGRIINTAGEGRRTRKTSAGYNLTNLFVGSEGTLGIITKVTLRLYGIPESTASGVSSFPDVKSAVDAVVEILQCGLPMARIEFLDDVQIDACNKFSGLDYPVTPTLFLEFQGSENSVKEQAAVAGEVIESNGGSKFKWATELEERNKLWKARHNAWYADMALRPGCKGVSTDVCVPISKLPEIIVETKEDIVAHNLVAPIVGHVGDGNFHCVLPLDFECEEEIRQGKEFIDRLARRALALGGTCTGEHGIGCGKQALLPEEIGETGLNVMKEIKTLLDPNWIMNPGKVFL; encoded by the exons GCCTCCTATTCAGTAGTTGATGACAGCATCAAGAAAGCATTTCAAGAAATAGTTGGAGAAAAAAATGTGTCATCTGCCATGGTTGTAAGAGAACAACATGGAAAAGATGAATCTCATCACAAGTGTCATCCAGCTGATCTTGTTGTTTGGCCAGAAAACAAGGAACAAGTCAGTGAAGTGGCAAAACTTTGTAATGATCATTGTATTCCACTGATTCCATTTGGATCTGGGACTGGACTGGAAGGAGGTGTTGTAGCTAAAAAG ggTGGTGTCAGTGTAGATATTACAAGAATGAATGAGATAGTTGAATTCAATCCAGAAGATTTTGATGTGACAGTGCAGGCTGGTGTCACTAGAAATCAACTCAATAATTATGCCAAAGACTCAGGATTGTGGTTCCCAGTTG ATCCAGGTGCGGATGCCAGTTTAGGTGGAATGGCATCAACCAGTGCATCTGGCACAAATGCTGTAAg GTATGGCACTATGAGAGAGAATGTGATGAACCTAGAGGTTGTTCTACCAGATGGGCGGATTATTAATACTGCCGGTGAAGGCCGTCGGACAAG AAAGACATCTGCAGGATATAACCTGACAAACCTGTTTGTTGGTTCAGAAGGGACCTTGGGTATAATTACAAAAGTGACTCTGAGGCTCTACGGAATACCAGAATCG ACGGCATCTGGTGTGTCTTCGTTTCCTGATGTCAAGTCAGCTGTTGATGCTGTGGTGGAAATCCTCCAGTGTGGATTGCCCATGGCAAGGATTG AGTTTCTAGATGATGTTCAGATTGATGCCTGTAACAAGTTTTCTGGCCTGGATTACCCTGTGACACCAACCCTTTTCCTGGAATTCCAAGGATCAGAAAACAGTGTCAAGGAACAAGCTGCTGTTGCAG GGGAGGTTATTGAAAGTAATGGTGGTTCTAAATTCAAGTGGGCCACTGAACTGGAAGAACGGAACAAGCTGTGGAAAGCCAGACACAATGCCTGGTATGCTGATATGGCGCTAAGACCCGGATGCAAG GGCGTGTCCACAGACGTTTGTGTCCCGATTTCAAAACTTCCAGAAATCATCGTGGAAACTAAAGAAGATATCGTGGCTCATAACTTAGTAG CCCCAATTGTCGGGCATGTTGGAGATGGGAACTTTCACTGTGTTTTGCCCCTTGATTTTGAATGCGAGGAAGAGATTAGACAAGGAAAAGAATTTATAGACAGACTAGCAAG acGCGCATTGGCTTTGGGCGGTACCTGTACAGGTGAACATGGTATTGGATGCGGCAAGCAAGCGCTCCTTCCTGAAGAGATCGGCGAAACTGGATTAAACGTGATGAAAGAAATCAAGACACTGTTGGACCCTAACTGGATTATGAATCCTGGAAAAGTGTTCTTGTGA
- the LOC140928376 gene encoding probable D-lactate dehydrogenase, mitochondrial isoform X1, with the protein MASFVRYSIRPVSRMIDRRLFISSCSFVRWKSVLAQQSEASYSVVDDSIKKAFQEIVGEKNVSSAMVVREQHGKDESHHKCHPADLVVWPENKEQVSEVAKLCNDHCIPLIPFGSGTGLEGGVVAKKGGVSVDITRMNEIVEFNPEDFDVTVQAGVTRNQLNNYAKDSGLWFPVDPGADASLGGMASTSASGTNAVRYGTMRENVMNLEVVLPDGRIINTAGEGRRTRKTSAGYNLTNLFVGSEGTLGIITKVTLRLYGIPESTASGVSSFPDVKSAVDAVVEILQCGLPMARIEFLDDVQIDACNKFSGLDYPVTPTLFLEFQGSENSVKEQAAVAGEVIESNGGSKFKWATELEERNKLWKARHNAWYADMALRPGCKGVSTDVCVPISKLPEIIVETKEDIVAHNLVAPIVGHVGDGNFHCFIPIKPDDEEEHRAVKEFTLRLGRRALALGGTCTGEHGIGCGKQALLPEEIGETGLNVMKEIKTLLDPNWIMNPGKVFL; encoded by the exons GCCTCCTATTCAGTAGTTGATGACAGCATCAAGAAAGCATTTCAAGAAATAGTTGGAGAAAAAAATGTGTCATCTGCCATGGTTGTAAGAGAACAACATGGAAAAGATGAATCTCATCACAAGTGTCATCCAGCTGATCTTGTTGTTTGGCCAGAAAACAAGGAACAAGTCAGTGAAGTGGCAAAACTTTGTAATGATCATTGTATTCCACTGATTCCATTTGGATCTGGGACTGGACTGGAAGGAGGTGTTGTAGCTAAAAAG ggTGGTGTCAGTGTAGATATTACAAGAATGAATGAGATAGTTGAATTCAATCCAGAAGATTTTGATGTGACAGTGCAGGCTGGTGTCACTAGAAATCAACTCAATAATTATGCCAAAGACTCAGGATTGTGGTTCCCAGTTG ATCCAGGTGCGGATGCCAGTTTAGGTGGAATGGCATCAACCAGTGCATCTGGCACAAATGCTGTAAg GTATGGCACTATGAGAGAGAATGTGATGAACCTAGAGGTTGTTCTACCAGATGGGCGGATTATTAATACTGCCGGTGAAGGCCGTCGGACAAG AAAGACATCTGCAGGATATAACCTGACAAACCTGTTTGTTGGTTCAGAAGGGACCTTGGGTATAATTACAAAAGTGACTCTGAGGCTCTACGGAATACCAGAATCG ACGGCATCTGGTGTGTCTTCGTTTCCTGATGTCAAGTCAGCTGTTGATGCTGTGGTGGAAATCCTCCAGTGTGGATTGCCCATGGCAAGGATTG AGTTTCTAGATGATGTTCAGATTGATGCCTGTAACAAGTTTTCTGGCCTGGATTACCCTGTGACACCAACCCTTTTCCTGGAATTCCAAGGATCAGAAAACAGTGTCAAGGAACAAGCTGCTGTTGCAG GGGAGGTTATTGAAAGTAATGGTGGTTCTAAATTCAAGTGGGCCACTGAACTGGAAGAACGGAACAAGCTGTGGAAAGCCAGACACAATGCCTGGTATGCTGATATGGCGCTAAGACCCGGATGCAAG GGCGTGTCCACAGACGTTTGTGTCCCGATTTCAAAACTTCCAGAAATCATCGTGGAAACTAAAGAAGATATCGTGGCTCATAACTTAGTAG CCCCCATTGTTGGTCACGTGGGTGACGggaattttcattgttttattccaatAAAACCGGACGACGAGGAAGAGCACCGCGCTGTAAAAGAGTTCACTCTCAGACTGGGAAG acGCGCATTGGCTTTGGGCGGTACCTGTACAGGTGAACATGGTATTGGATGCGGCAAGCAAGCGCTCCTTCCTGAAGAGATCGGCGAAACTGGATTAAACGTGATGAAAGAAATCAAGACACTGTTGGACCCTAACTGGATTATGAATCCTGGAAAAGTGTTCTTGTGA